In Myxococcus stipitatus, the following are encoded in one genomic region:
- a CDS encoding FHA domain-containing protein, which produces MRFEFQHLGTTTPFELPEGHHMLGGGPEDHVRLEALPPHLLTLHIEGSRLMVEASRTFDVNGVLVPPGVSRLVLPGEVVGLPDTMALSVLPEVPTERGQGTLAVLKGLLTGLDAPTPSRAATLTCLTGLDVGRTHALAESRTELGRGQEATLRLRDRSVSRSHARIHHDRGAFTLEDLGSPNGVYVNGQRVHEQVPLSDGDVLELGRTLLRFQAPLEELPESPAEPQPPEAGAAPEAEHPTAPPTARVSRGEWWLVALGGAAALAGLVVTYALTTG; this is translated from the coding sequence ATGCGCTTCGAATTCCAACACCTGGGCACCACCACTCCATTCGAGCTTCCCGAAGGCCACCACATGCTCGGGGGTGGACCCGAGGACCATGTCCGGCTGGAGGCCCTCCCTCCTCACCTGTTGACCCTGCACATCGAGGGTTCCCGGCTCATGGTCGAGGCCTCACGGACCTTCGACGTCAACGGGGTGCTCGTCCCTCCGGGGGTGTCTCGGCTGGTGCTCCCCGGCGAGGTGGTCGGCCTTCCCGATACGATGGCGTTGAGCGTGCTCCCCGAAGTCCCCACGGAGCGAGGCCAGGGCACCCTCGCCGTGCTCAAGGGGCTGCTCACCGGACTCGACGCGCCCACGCCCTCCCGGGCCGCCACCCTCACCTGTCTGACGGGCCTGGACGTGGGGAGGACTCACGCGCTCGCGGAGTCCCGCACGGAGCTGGGCCGAGGACAGGAAGCCACGCTGCGCTTGCGAGACAGGTCCGTGTCACGCAGCCATGCGCGCATCCACCACGACCGTGGCGCCTTCACGCTGGAGGACCTGGGCAGCCCCAACGGTGTGTACGTCAACGGCCAACGGGTGCACGAGCAGGTTCCCCTGTCCGACGGAGACGTGCTGGAGCTGGGCCGCACGCTGCTGCGCTTCCAGGCGCCGCTGGAGGAACTCCCCGAGAGCCCCGCTGAACCCCAGCCTCCCGAAGCCGGCGCGGCACCGGAGGCCGAGCACCCGACCGCTCCACCCACGGCGCGCGTGTCTCGCGGTGAGTGGTGGCTCGTCGCGCTGGGAGGCGCGGCGGCGCTCGCGGGGCTGGTCGTCACCTATGCGCTGACGACGGGATAG
- a CDS encoding PH domain-containing protein, with the protein MTGRDAEMDGRQVFRPRRGLAVAMAVAGLLWVAVLLYLFKFEGVPLTTFLSAGFFILFFGVSLTYYARTLIVVDARGITYRGMVRTRRFSFSDIRNVDVLPGPVTVYAIRGQWGFVHFTSFFRHHQTLARILVERAGLGPLPG; encoded by the coding sequence ATGACCGGGCGCGACGCGGAGATGGACGGACGGCAGGTCTTTCGCCCCCGTCGGGGCCTGGCTGTCGCGATGGCGGTGGCGGGACTGCTCTGGGTCGCGGTCCTGCTCTACCTCTTCAAGTTCGAGGGAGTCCCGCTGACCACGTTCCTCTCGGCGGGCTTCTTCATCCTCTTCTTCGGTGTCTCGCTCACCTACTACGCGCGAACACTCATCGTGGTGGATGCCCGAGGCATCACCTACCGCGGCATGGTGCGCACCCGGCGCTTTTCTTTCTCCGACATCCGCAACGTGGATGTCCTGCCCGGGCCCGTCACGGTCTACGCCATCCGTGGACAGTGGGGATTCGTACACTTCACCAGCTTCTTCCGGCATCACCAGACGCTGGCCCGGATTCTCGTGGAGCGTGCCGGACTGGGCCCGCTGCCTGGGTGA
- a CDS encoding tetratricopeptide repeat protein, with translation MVFVRKSVIALTAVLLLGAAEPSEPARAAFIRGESALSAGRLDEASAAYRDALAATPGYAAALNGLGSVLFRQGKMKDAIARFQEAAEADPQHKMAYFNLGYAARKQGDWATAARAYASYVELEPSDADGYYGLAESHRLLGDRTQAIAAYQGYILREKRPSEQVWVQKARGYLKSLGGEPLPANTQVVDSRRITAPVTSPAPVAAPPVSAAKDAVVPVAAVASAQDSREKGSAPTAAPATGGASQDVERPQEPIPFPSTRAASEASPERTPNPALAAARIRDGDALMKERRYREAAFAFLDASHADAGHVEALFKLGNALAVLGYYGQAVEKWESVSKLTQDATIRQSAQDNIARARAKQAQAGTSPQAAGLAPGSGPVADTTRAQARRAYEQGVQRIGAKDFATALTHLSQAIQLEPMLAVAYTARGSANIGLRRYAEAAADYQFALELEPQSASPLYGLAESYRALGRNAEARGLYERYAASSAADVRPQLQEESRQKASKLR, from the coding sequence ATGGTTTTCGTGCGCAAGTCCGTCATCGCCCTAACCGCGGTGTTGCTGCTCGGCGCCGCGGAGCCCTCCGAGCCCGCGCGCGCCGCCTTCATCCGGGGTGAGTCGGCGTTGTCGGCTGGACGGCTGGACGAAGCCTCCGCCGCGTATCGCGACGCGCTGGCCGCCACGCCCGGCTATGCGGCCGCCCTCAACGGTCTAGGCAGCGTCCTCTTCCGGCAAGGCAAGATGAAGGACGCCATCGCTCGCTTCCAGGAAGCCGCGGAAGCGGACCCTCAGCACAAGATGGCCTACTTCAACCTGGGCTACGCCGCGCGCAAGCAGGGGGATTGGGCCACCGCGGCTCGCGCCTACGCGAGCTACGTGGAGCTGGAGCCCTCCGACGCGGATGGCTACTACGGCCTGGCGGAGAGTCACCGGCTTTTGGGGGACAGGACCCAGGCGATTGCCGCGTACCAGGGCTACATCCTCCGGGAGAAGCGCCCGTCCGAGCAGGTCTGGGTGCAGAAGGCGCGCGGATACTTGAAGTCGCTGGGGGGAGAGCCCCTGCCGGCGAACACCCAGGTCGTGGACTCACGCCGCATCACCGCGCCGGTGACGTCGCCCGCGCCCGTCGCGGCGCCGCCCGTGTCCGCGGCGAAGGACGCGGTGGTGCCCGTGGCGGCGGTCGCGTCCGCGCAGGATTCACGTGAGAAGGGGAGCGCCCCCACGGCGGCCCCGGCAACGGGCGGCGCATCCCAGGATGTCGAGCGTCCCCAGGAGCCCATTCCGTTCCCGTCGACGCGGGCGGCCTCGGAGGCTTCGCCGGAGCGCACGCCGAATCCGGCGCTCGCGGCGGCGCGCATCCGGGACGGCGATGCGCTGATGAAGGAGCGCCGTTATCGCGAAGCGGCCTTCGCCTTCCTCGATGCCTCTCATGCGGACGCGGGCCATGTGGAGGCGCTCTTCAAGTTGGGCAATGCGCTGGCGGTGCTCGGCTACTACGGGCAGGCGGTGGAGAAGTGGGAGTCGGTGAGCAAGCTGACTCAGGACGCCACCATCCGCCAGAGCGCGCAGGACAACATTGCCCGGGCGCGGGCGAAGCAGGCACAAGCGGGGACGTCGCCCCAGGCCGCGGGATTGGCGCCTGGCTCCGGCCCTGTCGCGGACACGACGCGTGCCCAGGCCCGGAGGGCTTACGAGCAAGGGGTGCAGCGTATTGGCGCGAAGGACTTCGCCACCGCGTTGACGCATCTTTCGCAGGCCATCCAGCTCGAGCCCATGCTGGCGGTGGCGTACACCGCGCGAGGCAGCGCCAACATCGGCTTGCGGCGCTACGCGGAGGCTGCGGCGGACTATCAGTTCGCGTTGGAGCTGGAGCCCCAGTCCGCTTCGCCGCTGTATGGACTGGCCGAATCCTATCGCGCCCTTGGCCGCAACGCCGAGGCCCGAGGGCTCTACGAGCGCTACGCCGCTTCGTCCGCCGCGGACGTCCGTCCCCAGCTCCAGGAGGAATCTCGACAGAAGGCGTCAAAGCTGCGTTGA
- a CDS encoding adenylosuccinate synthase: protein MPNVVVIGAQWGDEGKGKVVDLLTEHAQVVVRFQGGNNAGHTLVVGGQKTVLHLIPSGILHQGKTCVIGNGVVVDPAVLVGEIDALKARGFLKEDAQLLISDNAHVIFPWHKLLDSFREKARGGAAIGTTGRGIGPSYEDKVARRGIRVRDLLNSDRLRKRIEERLPQALDELKDLCAKAGVPVPQLEVPQVLAEFSALGERLKPYVHDVSLFLSEQVRRGARILFEGAQGTLLDVDHGTYPFVTSSNCVAGNAAVGSGLGPTAIDKVMGISKAYTTRVGGGPFPTELNDAVGDQLRKVGDEFGATTGRPRRCGWLDGVVLRYAVRVNGLWGMALTKLDVLSGLKSVQLCNAYELDGEKITELPGDYEDLARVKPIFETLPGWDEKLAGVRSFEELPENAKRYVRRVEEISGVPVVCVSVGADRGETVLLQNPFRS from the coding sequence ATGCCGAACGTCGTCGTCATCGGAGCGCAGTGGGGAGATGAGGGAAAGGGCAAGGTCGTCGACCTGCTCACCGAGCATGCCCAGGTGGTCGTCCGCTTCCAGGGCGGCAACAACGCGGGCCATACGCTCGTGGTGGGTGGCCAGAAGACGGTGCTGCACCTGATTCCGTCGGGCATCCTTCACCAGGGCAAGACCTGTGTCATTGGCAACGGAGTCGTGGTGGACCCCGCGGTCCTCGTGGGGGAGATCGACGCGCTCAAGGCGCGCGGCTTCCTCAAGGAGGACGCGCAGCTCCTCATCTCCGACAATGCCCACGTCATCTTCCCGTGGCACAAGCTGTTGGACTCCTTCCGTGAGAAGGCGCGCGGTGGCGCGGCCATTGGCACCACCGGCCGCGGAATCGGTCCGTCCTATGAGGACAAGGTCGCGCGCCGGGGCATCCGCGTGCGGGACCTGCTCAACTCGGACCGGTTGCGCAAGCGCATCGAGGAGCGTCTGCCTCAGGCGCTCGACGAGCTGAAGGACCTGTGCGCCAAGGCGGGCGTGCCCGTGCCGCAGCTCGAGGTGCCCCAGGTCCTGGCGGAGTTCTCCGCCCTGGGCGAGCGGCTCAAGCCCTACGTCCACGATGTCTCGCTGTTCCTCTCGGAGCAGGTTCGCCGCGGCGCGCGCATCCTCTTTGAAGGCGCGCAGGGCACGCTGCTCGACGTGGACCACGGCACCTATCCCTTCGTCACGTCGTCGAACTGCGTGGCGGGCAACGCGGCGGTGGGTTCGGGTCTGGGGCCCACGGCCATCGACAAGGTGATGGGCATCAGCAAGGCCTACACCACGCGCGTCGGCGGTGGCCCGTTCCCCACGGAGCTCAACGACGCGGTGGGTGACCAGCTCCGCAAGGTGGGCGATGAGTTCGGCGCGACGACGGGGCGTCCGCGCCGCTGCGGTTGGCTGGACGGCGTGGTGCTGCGCTACGCGGTGCGCGTCAACGGCCTGTGGGGCATGGCGCTCACCAAGCTGGACGTGCTGAGCGGGCTCAAGTCCGTGCAGCTCTGCAACGCGTACGAGCTGGACGGCGAGAAGATCACCGAGCTGCCCGGCGACTACGAGGACCTCGCGCGGGTCAAGCCCATCTTCGAGACGCTGCCGGGCTGGGACGAGAAGCTCGCCGGCGTGCGCAGCTTCGAGGAGCTGCCGGAGAACGCCAAGCGCTACGTCCGTCGCGTGGAGGAGATCAGCGGCGTCCCCGTGGTGTGTGTCTCCGTGGGCGCCGACCGCGGCGAGACGGTGCTGCTCCAGAATCCGTTCCGGAGCTGA
- a CDS encoding UvrD-helicase domain-containing protein yields MSTGPSLLALERNLALMAGAGAGKTYSLVTMTLHLLAGAREAGAALRPARLCMLTFTDKAAAEMRSRVRQRLDGLAQGEAKPDQEVELRASLERLGRPFPLPEAWRRLREELSSATVGTFHSLCGQLLRRAPPAVGIDPSFEVLDELEASSLVQDVCERVVLDALEAGDAQVRELCQELGFSGSGFSDGLVAALVSVYGKLREEGLRAASAAVGDVAVAREEFDEALTECLRLCSDARALDAKGEWGSLVGALEKALNGMTAENFQKGDRYPWLRACFATDTRNIARLSKGAAGPVRELYWRIYKSKSGGSVRMLVDAWAAWHSAPFEATFRELLGRVETRHDAEFSRRNVFDFTSLLVKARDLLRDHPEFRRQVQERVGALLVDEFQDTNRLQLELVLLLAERRADGPREVAPDADLVSVLPLEPAFLCAVGDRKQSIYEFRGADVSVFSLLAKKVEDEGGTRGFLQHNRRSVPGLLSFFNHAFAGVLVAADSQAPRPFEVIYVPEEDDLSPVRESLTEAAVVERLHLEEQETAGDLRWLDADCVARRLRILLAPGAVPSVARDEGEGARPARGGDVAMLFRTFTHLEVYRQALIRHGVPHRVLRGRGFYGAQEVLDLASLLSLLADSEDSLAFAAVLRSPLVGLSDASLFQLAGEQPLSLASPRLTDRSVLESLPDPERTRLEGFLATLPALRRERDRLGVRELLLAALDMTGYREALAGSPYAEQASANVEKLLALASRRDERGTGGCVAFARELRMLAESDPTEAQADLLDAGDPRAVQLLTIHRAKGLEWPVVVVPGMGGRRRSTSARAHFERSHGIALRPWVTDSLESYTSNRFEAVRQELKSREDAEYRRLLYVALTRAKDLLILSGGEEPRAGKDSWWHLVDARLEDVATRELVEDVDVDDLPPPADPEPPGPELLARAGARVEAALLRVRGGALEMGEAPGRISVPVSAVQDFLVCPRRFHYMHRLGLRGAAWPWETPSRTEPLLVEPDGWLPTKSPDALVRELLRGADLRLCAARDVDVTERRAHLDALLRSAGMLPEEDGMEEVLGTVERFLRTDFARMLAESPSRGVHRGLSFSLLLAEDEDLSLEGEVDVLWESPRGEAVLIAYKSGSRHPLGAAAYIHELTALELAARRMVRPGVPIRVGVVFLAEAKPEPEWRVDKEGLEDAAGRLAGAARALARGEVRGAWSGRERPTCQALHCGFSEHCHPAPSAC; encoded by the coding sequence ATGAGCACCGGCCCTTCTCTCCTCGCGTTGGAGCGCAACCTCGCGTTGATGGCGGGCGCGGGCGCGGGCAAGACGTACAGCCTGGTGACGATGACGCTGCACCTGTTGGCCGGTGCGCGTGAGGCGGGGGCCGCGTTGCGTCCCGCGCGGCTGTGCATGCTGACGTTCACGGACAAGGCCGCGGCGGAGATGCGCTCGCGCGTGCGCCAGCGTCTGGATGGACTCGCGCAGGGAGAGGCGAAGCCTGACCAGGAGGTGGAGCTGCGGGCCTCGCTGGAGCGATTGGGGCGTCCGTTCCCGTTGCCGGAAGCATGGCGGCGGCTTCGCGAGGAGTTGAGCTCGGCCACGGTGGGCACGTTCCACTCCCTTTGTGGTCAGTTGCTGCGCAGGGCGCCTCCGGCGGTGGGCATCGACCCGAGCTTCGAGGTGCTGGACGAACTGGAGGCCTCCAGCCTGGTGCAGGACGTGTGTGAGCGCGTGGTGTTGGATGCGCTGGAGGCGGGTGACGCGCAGGTCCGTGAGCTCTGCCAGGAGCTGGGGTTCTCGGGCTCGGGGTTCTCCGACGGGCTGGTGGCCGCGCTGGTGTCGGTCTACGGCAAGCTGCGCGAGGAGGGACTGCGCGCCGCGTCCGCCGCCGTGGGTGATGTGGCGGTGGCTCGCGAGGAGTTCGACGAAGCGCTGACGGAGTGCCTGCGGTTGTGTTCGGACGCGCGGGCGCTGGACGCGAAGGGCGAGTGGGGTTCTTTGGTGGGGGCGCTGGAGAAGGCGCTCAACGGGATGACGGCGGAGAACTTCCAGAAGGGAGACCGCTACCCGTGGCTGCGCGCCTGCTTCGCGACGGACACCCGCAACATCGCGCGACTCAGCAAGGGCGCGGCCGGGCCTGTGCGCGAGCTGTACTGGCGCATCTACAAGAGCAAGAGCGGTGGCTCGGTGCGCATGCTGGTCGATGCCTGGGCCGCGTGGCACTCCGCGCCCTTCGAGGCGACCTTCCGCGAGCTGCTCGGCCGGGTGGAGACCCGCCACGACGCGGAGTTCTCGCGCCGCAACGTGTTCGACTTCACGTCGTTGCTGGTGAAGGCCCGGGACCTGCTGCGAGACCACCCCGAGTTCCGCCGTCAGGTGCAGGAGCGCGTGGGCGCGCTGCTGGTGGACGAGTTCCAGGACACGAACCGGCTTCAGCTCGAGCTGGTGTTGTTGCTGGCGGAGCGCCGGGCGGACGGGCCGCGCGAGGTGGCGCCGGACGCGGACCTCGTGTCCGTGCTGCCCTTGGAGCCCGCGTTCCTCTGCGCGGTGGGAGACCGCAAGCAGTCCATCTACGAGTTCCGTGGCGCGGACGTCTCTGTCTTCTCGCTGCTCGCGAAGAAGGTGGAGGACGAGGGAGGAACGCGAGGCTTCCTTCAGCACAACCGCCGCTCGGTGCCGGGGCTGTTGTCGTTCTTCAACCACGCCTTCGCGGGTGTGTTGGTGGCCGCGGATTCACAAGCGCCGCGTCCGTTCGAGGTCATCTACGTTCCGGAGGAGGATGACCTGTCCCCGGTCCGTGAGTCGCTCACGGAAGCCGCCGTGGTGGAGCGGCTGCACCTGGAGGAACAGGAGACCGCGGGGGACCTGCGCTGGTTGGACGCGGACTGTGTGGCGCGCCGGCTGCGCATCCTCCTGGCACCGGGCGCCGTGCCCTCGGTGGCTCGCGACGAAGGCGAGGGGGCTCGGCCCGCGCGCGGTGGTGACGTGGCGATGTTGTTCCGGACCTTCACGCACCTGGAGGTCTACCGGCAGGCGCTCATCCGTCACGGAGTGCCGCACCGCGTGTTGCGAGGCCGTGGCTTCTACGGCGCGCAAGAGGTGTTGGACCTGGCCTCGTTGTTGTCGCTGCTCGCGGACTCGGAGGACTCGCTGGCCTTCGCGGCCGTTTTGCGCTCACCGCTCGTGGGATTGTCGGACGCGTCGCTGTTCCAGCTCGCGGGAGAGCAACCGCTGTCACTGGCGTCTCCGCGGTTGACGGACCGCTCGGTGCTGGAGTCGCTCCCCGACCCGGAGCGGACGCGGCTGGAGGGTTTCCTCGCGACGTTGCCCGCGCTGCGCCGCGAGCGGGACCGTTTGGGCGTGAGGGAGTTGCTGCTCGCCGCGTTGGACATGACGGGATATCGCGAGGCGCTCGCGGGCTCTCCCTACGCGGAACAGGCGAGCGCCAACGTGGAGAAGTTGCTGGCGTTGGCGTCCCGTCGTGACGAGCGAGGCACGGGGGGCTGCGTGGCCTTCGCGCGTGAGCTCCGGATGCTGGCCGAGTCCGACCCCACCGAGGCGCAGGCGGACCTGTTGGATGCGGGCGACCCGCGCGCGGTGCAATTGCTCACCATCCACCGCGCCAAGGGATTGGAGTGGCCCGTCGTCGTGGTCCCGGGCATGGGCGGACGTCGCCGGAGCACGTCCGCTCGCGCGCACTTCGAGCGCTCGCATGGCATCGCGCTGCGGCCCTGGGTGACCGACTCGCTGGAGAGCTACACGTCCAATCGCTTCGAGGCGGTGCGCCAGGAGCTCAAGTCGCGCGAGGACGCCGAATATCGTCGCCTGCTCTACGTGGCCCTCACTCGCGCGAAGGACCTGCTCATCCTCTCGGGCGGAGAAGAGCCTCGCGCGGGCAAGGACTCCTGGTGGCATCTGGTCGACGCGCGGCTGGAGGATGTCGCCACGCGTGAGCTCGTCGAGGACGTGGATGTCGACGACCTGCCTCCGCCCGCGGACCCCGAGCCTCCAGGGCCCGAGCTGCTCGCTCGCGCGGGTGCACGCGTCGAGGCGGCGCTCTTGCGCGTGCGCGGAGGGGCCCTCGAGATGGGCGAGGCACCGGGGCGCATCAGCGTGCCGGTGAGCGCGGTGCAGGACTTCCTCGTGTGTCCTCGGCGATTCCACTACATGCACCGGCTGGGGCTGCGTGGCGCGGCGTGGCCGTGGGAGACGCCCTCGAGGACCGAGCCGCTCCTCGTCGAGCCCGATGGCTGGTTGCCCACGAAGAGCCCAGATGCGCTCGTGCGCGAGCTGCTGCGGGGCGCGGACCTGCGGTTGTGCGCCGCGCGTGACGTGGATGTGACGGAGCGCCGCGCGCACCTGGATGCGTTGCTGCGCTCGGCCGGGATGCTCCCCGAGGAGGACGGGATGGAGGAGGTCCTCGGCACGGTCGAGCGTTTCCTCCGCACGGACTTCGCCCGCATGCTGGCGGAGTCTCCCTCTCGGGGTGTGCATCGGGGGCTGTCGTTCTCGCTGTTGCTCGCGGAGGACGAGGACCTCTCCCTGGAGGGGGAGGTGGATGTTCTCTGGGAGTCACCGCGCGGTGAGGCGGTGTTGATTGCCTACAAGTCGGGTAGCCGACACCCGCTGGGGGCCGCCGCGTACATCCATGAGCTGACGGCGCTGGAGCTGGCGGCTCGACGCATGGTGCGGCCGGGCGTGCCCATCCGTGTGGGCGTGGTGTTCCTCGCGGAGGCGAAGCCCGAGCCCGAGTGGCGGGTGGACAAGGAAGGGCTCGAGGACGCGGCGGGCCGGCTCGCTGGGGCGGCGCGGGCACTGGCTCGGGGTGAAGTCCGCGGAGCATGGTCGGGACGTGAGAGGCCGACCTGCCAGGCCTTGCATTGTGGCTTTTCGGAACACTGTCACCCGGCCCCTTCCGCGTGCTAA
- a CDS encoding PD-(D/E)XK nuclease family protein — protein sequence MARPLRTLHVFPDAGRRQAALRAERNPRGLAMGADLLTWDELLHVLGGARELNRRPCPAMGARAVMASLGAQLGTTPFGDYVREPAFARAALEVVLDLKAGRLSPRELQDAVEVLPPERQKHVRVLARLYHLYEQKLAELGLGDREDVMRGAREALGRGAWPSGWDGVGALVLHGVYDVRPSGLELLLALAAACESRRVALRVETPVGGSPVADAALASLFRAFENRGESMPHVDLFKADVTFESRPFIDLGRFAFSPRAPRDALKDSQPQPRVWSAATARDEARLVARDVRRLIAEGASPSDIAIAYRELGPEAGWLAESLGELGVPVRLPWGEPLALAGPVRLALELPLLVEDGFPAERVAELVGSRYAHTLSHGGPESPASLFALAAVRDDRLGAQRGKGAYEVRLDGLARRLQALQGAQKKDGNARIHAVRVLRDRCALLMGACRRIPEKGSVDELLTAWWQVVVHLGLSNSEGGLEAREEGGLAARALDARARDDAAREALRSRVQSLQRMLKAVGGGPVLRRRTFGRWLRDAMADAYLPARGPRGAAVEVLEAAEVPGRSFRHLFLAGLTEGRFPGRDVPSPLLGDAERSGLNKHLGRDVFRLTGGEFEDRAPWRLTEDRLLFASALAAAEETLSLSFAMEGAGGQEQVPSSFLEEVRRLTALKWVPRSLPPIPRLDEVLTESELRRCVALEALAQPKLRVTEPDAAAPLLKRHFDKEAWYSGARELSLVEVERLFFFGDPNRKPGPYTGSVDGSTLRDSLREAFRFDLTRPLSASALARFGNCGFQGFLTYGLKVTEPDRPGEEFDARGRGTFWHRVVEEVFQALKQHQLLGKAPEEIPEEVLDAALQSAVAHFEKFHHVGHPALWKLAHERARAMARRILVDERRGLPFERMVPEGFELQFGPAAEDDRWRKVMLPIEGDAIVFEGKIDRLDVSGSEVGVIDYKSGRLDKNELKKRLLTSDFQLPLYLFAARESGHVNAREAAWFSLRTGNTIHLSEVIPAQELDELLSTDPEVRAKVAAKEGGRNLPNAVESLVRTLREGQFAARPQDCGTCGFRAVCRITERRMTEEGG from the coding sequence ATGGCCCGTCCCCTCCGCACCCTCCATGTGTTCCCCGATGCCGGCCGGCGTCAGGCGGCGTTGCGTGCCGAGAGGAACCCTCGGGGCCTGGCGATGGGCGCGGACCTGCTCACGTGGGATGAGCTGCTGCACGTCCTGGGAGGGGCGCGCGAATTGAACCGCCGCCCGTGTCCCGCGATGGGCGCGCGCGCGGTGATGGCGTCGCTGGGGGCGCAGCTGGGGACCACGCCCTTCGGGGACTACGTCCGTGAGCCCGCGTTCGCCCGCGCCGCGCTGGAGGTGGTGCTCGACCTGAAGGCGGGGCGCTTGTCGCCGCGCGAGCTGCAGGACGCGGTGGAGGTCCTTCCCCCCGAGCGGCAGAAGCACGTGCGAGTGCTGGCGCGGCTCTACCATCTCTATGAGCAGAAGCTGGCGGAGCTGGGGCTCGGGGACCGCGAGGACGTGATGCGGGGGGCGCGCGAGGCGCTCGGCCGGGGGGCATGGCCCTCGGGTTGGGATGGCGTGGGGGCGCTCGTCCTCCACGGGGTCTACGACGTGCGCCCCTCGGGCTTGGAGCTGCTCCTGGCGTTGGCGGCGGCGTGTGAGTCGCGGCGCGTGGCGCTTCGAGTGGAGACGCCGGTGGGTGGTTCTCCCGTGGCGGACGCGGCGCTGGCCTCGTTGTTCCGCGCCTTCGAGAACCGGGGCGAGTCCATGCCTCACGTGGACCTCTTCAAGGCCGACGTCACGTTCGAGTCCCGGCCGTTCATCGACCTGGGTCGTTTCGCCTTCTCACCTCGGGCGCCGCGCGATGCGCTGAAGGATTCGCAACCTCAGCCTCGTGTGTGGAGCGCGGCGACGGCGCGCGATGAAGCCCGGCTGGTGGCACGGGATGTCCGCAGGCTCATCGCGGAGGGCGCTTCTCCGTCCGACATCGCGATTGCCTACCGTGAGCTGGGGCCGGAGGCCGGATGGCTGGCCGAGTCGTTGGGTGAGCTGGGCGTGCCGGTGCGCTTGCCGTGGGGCGAGCCGCTCGCGCTGGCGGGGCCGGTGCGGTTGGCGTTGGAGTTGCCGCTGCTGGTGGAGGACGGATTCCCGGCGGAGCGGGTCGCCGAGCTCGTGGGCAGCCGCTACGCCCACACGTTGTCGCATGGTGGGCCGGAGTCTCCCGCGAGCCTCTTCGCCCTGGCCGCGGTGCGCGATGACCGGCTGGGCGCGCAGCGTGGAAAAGGTGCCTACGAGGTGCGGCTGGACGGATTGGCGCGAAGGCTCCAGGCCCTTCAGGGCGCGCAGAAGAAGGACGGCAACGCGCGCATCCACGCGGTGCGGGTGTTGCGCGACCGCTGCGCGCTCCTGATGGGTGCGTGCCGCCGCATCCCAGAAAAGGGTTCGGTCGACGAGCTGTTGACGGCGTGGTGGCAGGTGGTGGTGCACCTTGGATTGTCGAACTCGGAGGGGGGGCTGGAGGCCCGTGAGGAAGGTGGGCTGGCGGCACGGGCCTTGGACGCACGCGCGCGGGACGACGCTGCTCGCGAGGCACTCCGGTCGCGAGTCCAGAGCTTGCAGCGGATGCTGAAGGCGGTGGGGGGAGGACCGGTGTTGCGCCGCCGGACCTTCGGGCGCTGGCTGCGCGACGCGATGGCGGATGCGTATCTGCCGGCCCGGGGGCCCCGAGGCGCGGCGGTGGAGGTGCTCGAGGCCGCCGAGGTTCCGGGGCGCTCCTTCCGTCATCTCTTCCTCGCGGGGCTGACCGAGGGACGCTTCCCGGGGCGCGATGTGCCTTCGCCGTTGTTGGGGGACGCGGAGCGCTCGGGGCTCAACAAGCACCTGGGGCGGGATGTGTTCCGCCTGACGGGAGGCGAGTTCGAGGACCGCGCGCCGTGGCGGCTCACCGAGGACCGCCTGCTCTTCGCCAGCGCGCTCGCCGCGGCGGAGGAGACCTTGAGTCTGTCCTTCGCGATGGAGGGGGCGGGAGGCCAGGAGCAGGTCCCGTCCTCGTTCCTCGAAGAGGTGCGAAGGCTCACCGCGCTGAAGTGGGTGCCGCGCTCGTTGCCGCCCATTCCTCGGCTGGACGAGGTGCTGACCGAGTCCGAGCTGCGCCGCTGCGTGGCGCTGGAGGCATTGGCGCAACCGAAGCTGCGAGTCACCGAGCCCGACGCGGCGGCGCCTTTGCTCAAGCGTCACTTCGACAAGGAGGCCTGGTACTCGGGGGCGCGAGAGCTGTCACTCGTGGAGGTGGAGCGGCTGTTCTTCTTCGGGGACCCGAACCGCAAGCCCGGGCCGTACACGGGCTCGGTGGATGGGAGCACGTTGCGCGATTCTCTGCGCGAGGCGTTCCGCTTCGACCTCACGCGGCCGCTTTCCGCCTCCGCGCTCGCGCGTTTTGGCAACTGCGGCTTCCAGGGCTTCCTCACATATGGATTGAAGGTGACGGAGCCGGACCGGCCGGGCGAAGAGTTCGACGCGAGAGGCCGCGGCACCTTCTGGCACCGCGTCGTCGAAGAGGTCTTCCAGGCGCTCAAGCAGCATCAGCTGTTGGGCAAGGCGCCGGAGGAGATTCCCGAAGAGGTGTTGGACGCCGCGCTCCAGTCGGCGGTCGCGCACTTCGAGAAGTTCCACCACGTGGGGCACCCGGCGCTGTGGAAGCTGGCGCACGAGCGGGCGAGGGCGATGGCGCGGCGCATCCTCGTGGATGAGCGGCGTGGGTTGCCTTTCGAGCGGATGGTGCCGGAGGGCTTCGAGCTCCAGTTCGGCCCCGCCGCCGAGGACGACCGCTGGCGCAAGGTGATGCTCCCCATCGAAGGGGATGCCATCGTCTTCGAGGGGAAGATCGACCGGCTCGATGTCTCGGGCTCGGAGGTGGGCGTCATCGACTACAAGTCCGGGCGCCTGGACAAGAACGAGCTGAAGAAGCGTCTGCTCACGTCCGACTTCCAGTTGCCGCTGTACCTGTTCGCGGCGCGGGAGAGCGGGCACGTGAATGCGCGGGAGGCCGCGTGGTTCTCCCTGCGCACGGGTAACACCATCCACTTGTCGGAGGTCATCCCCGCGCAGGAACTGGATGAGCTGTTGTCCACGGACCCGGAGGTCCGGGCGAAGGTGGCGGCCAAGGAGGGCGGTCGCAACCTCCCCAACGCGGTGGAGTCCTTGGTGCGCACGTTGCGAGAGGGCCAGTTCGCCGCGCGTCCGCAGGACTGTGGAACGTGTGGCTTCCGCGCGGTGTGCCGCATCACCGAGCGCCGGATGACGGAGGAGGGAGGATGA